In Fibrobacter sp. UWR3, a single window of DNA contains:
- a CDS encoding fibro-slime domain-containing protein has product MVNWVEKGRMLAVAAVLALGTAHAEKTVVFFTPWSNTNAVLFVGGDSVATMTPLENYCGWFKATVDAPAEGFGVYFKQTVGLNYVGAEGMVAEEPTESSEILLDSVAALSDTVWVQGYKADVPALFSGYPGVLGDCPLKKIPVTVYDWLHGTDGDGDGSGKNGDPANGVSADFGSGGCSGKDKAITGMVEYRLGANGVPVRADPFPEKCKITEHLDSWFLPEVVAKDSAGNEYTNMTCRDLYVSMDDEGFWLAEVSKDQISKGNEANSDGMFLLDDFEFLDDAEKVPNPYYDQLKGTKIGKHNFGYAAKIQATFEYVPGQYFDFYGDDDVWVFIDNRLAVDIGGQHGQVAGAVDLDTIGQNTGDMLVPGKTYDFHIFYVERHTGSSNFRMRTSIDLQVEASLFLTSDRRGSGMSYEVWQINKKSKLSCNFDANSAERDTTGGASTFKLTGGNLAGPEILGVGTHYEGIKITSDSTFSIDSAAIVSNYALAPGHYFLEITLKADPSQVTKVEITVPSYSVPSVAFAKEDWTVLGTQVSGDTAQIGPWAYATYQVNITFFEEWAVVNNYNRKINLSFSNAAIDILDAPGGKKISAVNLDEDGRATFYVHANAPVSGAVLTAKGAAAGVSVWTDLKFAEPPAPRVEKAIAMDRNGDGRADSLYVHFERAVNGKSRLDSIQLTFGETFVATSKFKIVNETDIVLTAEDLGAECTGKVCGFGSRQFTGDASGIYSGSLNNWFTYENEGEVSNFFIENEQVADGVGPIVLSASKKISKDGSRLIDITFSEAISEESRHLFTEIFEYTCMRSGINEKPERPLQQGGTGARMTLIYTSGGNGAVLPTDGDLVRFAPKGGAQDLAGNVPHRDNPWVAITGDQELGVENPGVVSLGEDPYGIVRNDTVTQVKLVTDISQSAQQIADSLGVQGSLVDFDIAKIMVEQTKDAVEKFDAFVKSRVGSETDYDTTIVGISEQEALTQLFNDIRVNLVDTSYGFSEQAINGILDGSITEDNYRSVVGEGDLELFAKMAEANIEASRDTVITIGNVQTVTQADLFDAIRSGRLDAELAEAGVARELVDAVKAGEVTEFNLEEYRSGERTIVSDDAVELHYRTFYYSQFGEYVGGTSNTIRCSDKGVYGEEGCLKNKGNIFLAWNMRSNSGRLVGTGVYISRLEIKIVVNGKNTLHQVHDNFWGVRRGKNFSGLASSR; this is encoded by the coding sequence ATGGTGAATTGGGTAGAAAAGGGCAGGATGCTGGCCGTGGCTGCCGTCTTGGCGCTCGGAACGGCTCATGCCGAAAAGACGGTCGTTTTCTTTACGCCGTGGTCGAACACAAACGCGGTGCTGTTCGTAGGGGGCGATTCCGTAGCCACGATGACGCCTCTCGAAAATTACTGCGGCTGGTTCAAGGCGACGGTGGATGCGCCCGCCGAGGGCTTCGGGGTCTACTTCAAGCAGACTGTCGGCCTCAACTACGTGGGTGCCGAGGGCATGGTCGCCGAGGAACCTACGGAATCAAGCGAGATATTGCTGGATTCCGTTGCCGCCCTCTCCGATACGGTCTGGGTGCAGGGGTACAAGGCCGATGTTCCCGCGCTGTTTTCCGGTTACCCCGGCGTGCTTGGCGACTGCCCGCTCAAGAAGATTCCCGTGACCGTCTACGACTGGCTGCACGGTACCGATGGCGATGGCGACGGAAGCGGAAAAAACGGTGACCCCGCAAACGGCGTCAGCGCGGACTTCGGTTCGGGCGGGTGCTCCGGCAAGGACAAGGCTATTACGGGTATGGTCGAATACAGGCTCGGTGCGAACGGGGTTCCCGTGCGTGCGGACCCCTTCCCGGAAAAGTGCAAGATTACGGAGCATCTTGACAGCTGGTTCCTGCCCGAGGTCGTCGCCAAGGACAGTGCGGGCAACGAATACACGAACATGACCTGCCGCGACCTGTATGTATCTATGGACGACGAGGGCTTTTGGCTTGCGGAAGTTTCGAAGGACCAGATATCGAAAGGCAACGAGGCCAATTCGGACGGAATGTTCCTGCTGGACGATTTCGAGTTTCTCGACGATGCGGAGAAGGTGCCGAACCCTTACTACGACCAGCTGAAGGGAACGAAGATAGGGAAGCACAACTTCGGGTATGCCGCAAAAATACAGGCGACGTTCGAGTATGTCCCGGGCCAGTACTTCGACTTTTACGGCGACGACGATGTTTGGGTGTTTATCGACAATCGCCTTGCGGTGGATATCGGTGGGCAGCATGGCCAGGTGGCGGGTGCTGTAGATCTCGATACCATCGGGCAGAATACCGGCGACATGCTTGTTCCGGGAAAGACGTACGACTTCCATATCTTTTACGTGGAGCGCCATACCGGTTCGTCGAATTTCCGCATGCGCACTTCTATTGACCTGCAGGTCGAGGCGTCGTTGTTCCTGACTTCGGACAGGCGCGGCTCCGGAATGAGTTACGAGGTATGGCAGATCAACAAGAAGAGCAAGCTTTCCTGCAATTTCGACGCGAATTCTGCCGAGCGCGATACGACCGGTGGCGCGTCGACCTTCAAGCTTACCGGCGGTAATCTCGCGGGGCCCGAGATACTCGGGGTCGGTACCCATTACGAGGGAATCAAGATTACGAGCGATTCCACGTTCTCGATAGATTCTGCAGCGATTGTTTCGAACTATGCGCTTGCTCCCGGGCACTACTTCCTGGAAATTACCCTGAAGGCTGACCCGAGCCAGGTGACGAAGGTGGAAATTACCGTGCCGTCCTATTCCGTGCCGAGCGTCGCGTTCGCGAAGGAAGACTGGACTGTCCTCGGTACGCAGGTCTCTGGCGATACGGCGCAGATTGGCCCCTGGGCGTATGCGACTTACCAGGTGAATATCACGTTCTTCGAGGAATGGGCCGTCGTCAACAATTACAACCGCAAGATAAACCTATCGTTCTCGAATGCGGCGATAGATATCTTGGATGCGCCGGGCGGAAAGAAAATCAGCGCGGTGAACCTGGACGAGGATGGGCGTGCGACATTCTACGTACATGCGAATGCTCCCGTGTCCGGAGCCGTGCTCACGGCGAAAGGCGCCGCGGCGGGCGTTTCGGTATGGACCGACCTGAAGTTTGCCGAACCTCCCGCACCGCGCGTGGAGAAGGCTATTGCGATGGACCGGAACGGGGACGGGCGTGCCGACAGCCTGTACGTTCACTTTGAACGCGCCGTCAATGGCAAGAGCCGTCTGGATTCTATCCAGTTGACTTTCGGAGAAACGTTCGTGGCGACGTCGAAATTCAAGATTGTGAACGAGACCGACATCGTGCTTACTGCCGAAGACCTTGGCGCGGAATGTACCGGGAAGGTTTGCGGTTTTGGCAGTAGGCAGTTTACCGGAGATGCGTCGGGAATCTATTCTGGAAGCCTGAACAACTGGTTTACCTACGAAAATGAGGGCGAGGTCAGCAACTTCTTTATCGAGAACGAGCAGGTTGCCGACGGAGTCGGGCCCATCGTGCTTTCGGCCTCGAAAAAGATAAGCAAGGACGGGAGCAGGCTTATAGACATTACCTTCAGCGAGGCGATTTCTGAAGAGTCCCGGCACCTGTTTACTGAGATTTTTGAATACACCTGCATGCGCTCGGGGATAAACGAGAAGCCCGAAAGGCCTCTGCAGCAGGGCGGAACGGGAGCGCGCATGACGCTCATCTATACCTCGGGCGGGAACGGGGCTGTACTGCCGACGGACGGCGATCTGGTAAGGTTCGCGCCCAAGGGCGGTGCGCAGGACCTTGCCGGGAATGTACCGCACAGGGACAATCCGTGGGTTGCCATTACGGGCGACCAGGAACTCGGTGTAGAGAACCCGGGCGTAGTCTCGCTGGGAGAAGACCCTTATGGCATTGTCAGGAACGACACGGTTACGCAGGTGAAGCTTGTTACGGATATAAGCCAGAGCGCCCAGCAGATAGCGGATTCGCTCGGCGTGCAGGGCTCGCTTGTCGATTTCGATATCGCGAAGATTATGGTTGAACAGACGAAGGATGCGGTCGAGAAGTTCGACGCCTTCGTGAAGTCGCGTGTCGGGAGCGAGACGGATTACGACACGACGATTGTCGGCATCAGCGAGCAGGAAGCCTTGACGCAGCTGTTCAACGACATTCGCGTGAACCTGGTGGATACCTCGTATGGTTTTAGCGAGCAGGCCATCAACGGGATTTTGGACGGTTCCATTACCGAGGACAACTACAGGTCCGTTGTCGGCGAGGGCGACCTGGAGCTCTTCGCGAAAATGGCGGAGGCGAATATCGAGGCGAGCCGCGATACGGTAATCACCATAGGGAATGTCCAGACCGTGACGCAGGCCGACCTCTTCGATGCCATCCGTAGCGGCAGGCTAGATGCGGAACTTGCAGAAGCAGGCGTTGCGCGTGAACTTGTCGATGCCGTAAAGGCGGGCGAGGTGACCGAATTCAATCTCGAAGAGTACCGTAGCGGCGAAAGGACGATTGTATCTGACGATGCCGTGGAACTGCACTACCGCACGTTCTATTACAGTCAGTTCGGCGAGTACGTGGGCGGAACGTCCAATACGATAAGGTGCTCCGACAAGGGCGTGTACGGCGAAGAGGGCTGCCTCAAGAACAAGGGAAATATCTTCCTTGCATGGAACATGCGTTCCAATAGCGGCCGCCTGGTCGGGACTGGCGTCTACATCTCGCGCCTAGAAATAAAAATCGTCGTGAACGGTAAAAATACACTTCACCAAGTTCACGACAATTTCTGGGGCGTGCGCCGCGGTAAAAACTTTAGCGGCTTAGCATCTTCCCGTTGA
- a CDS encoding FISUMP domain-containing protein — MNFKKCVTGVFVALAMAACSDDGSSSLDYPEPESSSSVESSSEEASSSSIEESSSSVSSSSVSSSSVEESSSSQKPESSSSVQVFIDERDGQAYRYVVIGEQTWMAQNLNYTDTATKYSYNYTPDIADTDVWRYYWDMDAKVSCPAGWHLPRFMDFSKLVTTVGGPDSAGKLLRSVDAWYDRQGDTDIYGFAATPTGMRCSGGSNTKAIYMSADYAQYGSLYSFNLEAEKPVEWKDNSGGCYMAVRCVKDDDFYKVIPDSADVAQLEPCKTQEEDNCEYGTLKDSRDNREYKTVVIGDQTWMAENLRLDYPEGAGCIKDDKDSCAKYGYGYTWAAAMDYLGKFSDDAVGCGNDSYCTRARDVRGICPEGWHLPDLAEFQTMLYAVNERHSGNSNLKASNLWQNDSRTVESAFRDKYGFSLMPGGMVLPPVFNNQQTGSSTCLWASYDVSPRFAYYLYVGSDYASMSKNEKLFGCYVRCVKD, encoded by the coding sequence ATGAATTTCAAGAAATGTGTGACGGGTGTTTTTGTTGCGCTGGCGATGGCGGCGTGTTCCGATGACGGCTCGTCGTCGCTCGATTACCCGGAACCGGAATCTAGCAGTTCCGTGGAAAGTTCTTCCGAAGAAGCTTCTAGCAGTTCTATCGAGGAATCGAGCAGTTCTGTGTCTAGCAGTTCTGTATCGAGTAGCTCGGTAGAAGAATCCAGCAGTTCGCAGAAACCCGAGAGTTCGAGCAGCGTGCAGGTGTTTATCGACGAACGCGACGGGCAGGCTTACCGGTACGTGGTCATCGGGGAACAGACCTGGATGGCGCAGAACCTGAACTATACGGATACTGCCACGAAATATTCATATAATTATACCCCGGACATTGCCGACACTGATGTATGGCGCTACTATTGGGACATGGATGCGAAAGTATCGTGCCCCGCGGGTTGGCATCTTCCGAGATTTATGGATTTCAGCAAGCTGGTGACGACTGTTGGCGGCCCGGATTCCGCAGGCAAGTTGCTGCGGTCTGTCGACGCCTGGTACGATAGGCAGGGCGATACGGACATTTATGGTTTTGCCGCGACTCCCACGGGAATGAGATGTAGCGGAGGGTCCAATACGAAAGCCATATACATGTCGGCAGACTATGCCCAGTACGGTAGCCTGTATTCCTTTAACTTGGAAGCAGAAAAACCGGTGGAATGGAAAGACAATAGTGGTGGCTGCTATATGGCCGTAAGGTGCGTGAAGGATGACGATTTCTATAAGGTGATACCCGATTCTGCGGATGTCGCGCAACTGGAACCGTGCAAGACGCAAGAAGAGGACAACTGCGAATACGGGACACTCAAGGATAGTCGCGACAACCGTGAATACAAGACTGTCGTGATCGGTGATCAAACATGGATGGCGGAAAATCTGAGGCTTGATTATCCGGAAGGGGCAGGATGCATCAAGGATGACAAGGATTCCTGTGCCAAGTACGGATATGGATATACCTGGGCTGCGGCCATGGACTACCTGGGCAAGTTTTCCGATGATGCGGTCGGCTGTGGCAATGATTCATATTGCACAAGAGCGAGAGATGTTCGCGGAATTTGCCCGGAAGGCTGGCATTTGCCGGATTTGGCTGAATTCCAGACTATGCTCTACGCAGTCAATGAACGGCATTCCGGGAATAGCAACTTGAAGGCGTCTAACTTGTGGCAGAATGATTCTAGAACCGTTGAAAGTGCTTTCCGTGATAAATACGGATTTTCGCTGATGCCTGGCGGGATGGTTCTGCCACCCGTCTTCAATAATCAGCAAACAGGCAGTTCCACATGTCTTTGGGCTTCTTACGACGTTTCTCCGCGTTTTGCCTATTATTTGTATGTTGGCAGTGATTATGCGAGCATGAGTAAGAACGAGAAACTATTCGGTTGCTACGTTCGCTGCGTAAAGGATTAA
- a CDS encoding glutamine--tRNA ligase/YqeY domain fusion protein: MDIPESSNFVQDIIVNDLKTGKRTKVHTRFPPEPNGYIHIGHAKSICLNFGTAIKYKDFGGITNLRFDDTNPSKEDVEYVDSIREDVKWLGFEWKGGEYFASDYYDQIYAFAEKLIEMGKAYVEDLTRDEMQEYRGNDAGKPSRPSPYRDRSIEENMKLFREMRDGKYADGEKCLRAKVDLASPNMNMRDPVIYRIKHCTHHRTGDKWCIYPMYDFAHPLSDWIEGITHSICTLEFEAHRPLYDWFLIELGLDNRPQQIEFARLNLTYTMMSKRKLLELVETKAVMGWNDPRMPTVCGYRRRGFTPSSIREFCDRIGVSKADSMVDVNLLYFCIREELNKTANRVMAVIDPVKLVIDNWEDGKVEMIKVENNPNDPAAGTREVPFGKELYIEADDFMEEPPKKYFRLKPDGEVRLKGAYFVTCKSVEKDANGKVTVIHCEYDPQSQGGETPDGRKVKGTIHWVSAAHAVDAEVRLINNLFTLEDPAQVPEGEDWHDYLNPESMVIKQAKVEPSLANAKLEDRFQFMRQGYFCLDSEDSKPGHLVFNRTVDLKDSFAKTVAK, translated from the coding sequence ATGGATATTCCCGAATCTTCGAATTTTGTACAGGACATCATCGTCAACGACCTCAAGACGGGCAAGCGCACCAAGGTGCATACCCGTTTCCCGCCCGAACCCAACGGCTACATCCACATCGGGCACGCGAAGTCCATCTGCCTGAATTTCGGTACCGCTATCAAGTACAAGGACTTCGGCGGCATCACGAACCTGCGCTTTGACGACACGAACCCCTCCAAGGAAGACGTGGAATACGTGGACTCCATCCGCGAAGACGTGAAGTGGCTCGGTTTTGAATGGAAGGGCGGCGAATACTTCGCGAGCGACTACTACGACCAGATTTACGCCTTTGCCGAAAAGCTTATCGAGATGGGCAAGGCCTACGTGGAAGACCTGACTCGCGACGAAATGCAGGAATACCGCGGCAACGACGCCGGCAAGCCCAGCCGCCCGAGCCCCTACCGCGACCGCAGCATCGAAGAGAACATGAAGCTGTTCCGCGAGATGCGCGACGGCAAGTACGCCGATGGCGAGAAGTGTCTCCGCGCAAAGGTGGACCTCGCTAGCCCGAACATGAACATGCGCGACCCGGTCATCTACCGCATCAAGCATTGCACCCACCACCGCACCGGCGACAAGTGGTGCATCTACCCGATGTATGACTTTGCCCACCCGCTTAGCGACTGGATTGAGGGCATTACCCACTCCATCTGTACGCTGGAATTCGAGGCGCACCGCCCGCTGTACGACTGGTTCCTGATTGAGCTCGGCCTGGACAACCGCCCGCAGCAGATTGAATTTGCCCGCCTGAACCTGACCTACACCATGATGAGCAAGCGCAAGCTCCTTGAACTGGTGGAGACGAAGGCCGTGATGGGCTGGAACGACCCGCGTATGCCGACGGTCTGCGGTTACCGCCGCCGTGGCTTTACCCCGAGTTCCATCCGCGAGTTCTGTGACCGCATCGGCGTGTCGAAGGCCGATTCCATGGTTGACGTGAACCTCTTGTACTTCTGCATCCGCGAAGAACTGAACAAGACGGCGAACCGCGTGATGGCGGTGATTGACCCGGTGAAGCTCGTGATTGATAACTGGGAAGACGGCAAGGTGGAGATGATCAAGGTGGAAAACAACCCCAACGACCCCGCCGCCGGTACCCGCGAAGTCCCCTTCGGTAAGGAACTCTACATCGAGGCCGACGACTTCATGGAAGAACCGCCGAAGAAGTACTTCCGCCTCAAGCCGGATGGCGAAGTCCGCCTGAAGGGCGCCTACTTCGTGACCTGCAAGAGCGTCGAGAAGGATGCAAACGGCAAGGTGACGGTGATCCACTGCGAATACGACCCGCAGAGCCAGGGCGGCGAGACTCCCGATGGCCGCAAGGTCAAGGGCACCATCCACTGGGTTTCTGCAGCACATGCCGTGGACGCCGAAGTGCGCCTCATCAACAACCTGTTTACGCTGGAAGACCCGGCACAGGTTCCCGAGGGCGAAGACTGGCACGACTACCTGAACCCGGAATCCATGGTCATCAAGCAGGCCAAGGTGGAACCGAGCCTCGCGAACGCCAAGCTGGAAGACCGCTTCCAGTTCATGCGCCAGGGCTACTTCTGCCTCGATAGCGAAGATTCCAAGCCGGGCCATCTTGTCTTTAATAGGACTGTCGATTTGAAGGATTCTTTCGCAAAAACTGTCGCGAAGTAA
- a CDS encoding fibrobacter succinogenes major paralogous domain-containing protein: MSNSKMSSWNHSKLSSWSPVGAIGSIALFFALVFLAACTDYVDQMEGDFEDWKAEQARESSDSAQTSRSDLQSSSSREELSSSSNQFNPDIKYGELLDSRDGHTYKSVKIGSQTWMAENLNYETDDTYCPDGKSENCSTYGRLYNWNTAKTVCPAGWHLPSKDEWNTLLTAVGGASTAGKAIKSASGWRKSGNCTDAFGFSAIPTGYRDGNKEEYGNGYSAYFWSSTEYGSSGAYFLSLDDYYASALGYYSADSARLDYYDGVDWRSVRCLRDEGETVQSSSSVTQQSSSSSKVGEPVEPAEVTTGTMTDSRDGQTYKTVTIGIQTWMAQNLNYETANSYCYKDSASNCTKYGRLYTWAAATTACPEGWHLPTEEEFETLFTAVGGQSTAGKVLKSTSGWDSSCNGSDAFAFSALPAGLRLSYGEYSGEGIRVGFWSSTEGGSDDAYDMYLHCDDSGAYLCNDGKNYGFSVRCLKDEGETVQSSSSVTQQSSSSKKVESSSSKVTEPAEVTTGTMTDSRDGQTYKTVKIGSQTWMAENLNFKTDSSFCYSNNETNCTTYGRLYTWTAAVSACPSGWHLPSYDEWNTLFTAVGGASTAGPVLRATSGWYGNGNGSDNFGFSVLPAGNYDQGYFNNREDEASFWMADEFNSESASYARLRYWEAYVYLGDHYKYYGLSVRCLKD; encoded by the coding sequence ATGAGTAATTCAAAAATGTCATCCTGGAACCACTCAAAATTGTCATCCTGGAGCCCCGTAGGGGCGATAGGATCCATAGCATTATTTTTCGCTCTCGTTTTCCTTGCCGCCTGTACAGACTATGTCGACCAGATGGAAGGCGATTTTGAGGACTGGAAGGCTGAACAGGCTAGGGAATCCTCCGATTCTGCGCAGACATCTAGAAGTGATCTCCAGTCATCTTCGAGCAGAGAAGAATTAAGTAGCAGTTCTAATCAGTTTAATCCTGATATTAAATATGGAGAATTGCTCGATTCCCGCGATGGCCATACATACAAGTCTGTAAAAATTGGCTCGCAGACTTGGATGGCGGAAAATCTCAACTACGAAACAGATGATACCTACTGCCCCGATGGAAAATCGGAAAACTGCTCTACGTATGGTCGCCTCTACAACTGGAATACTGCGAAAACCGTGTGCCCCGCAGGTTGGCATCTGCCCAGTAAGGACGAGTGGAATACTCTATTAACTGCAGTTGGGGGAGCATCAACAGCGGGCAAGGCTATTAAGTCTGCATCCGGTTGGCGTAAGAGTGGTAACTGCACGGATGCCTTTGGGTTCTCGGCGATTCCAACAGGCTACAGGGATGGCAACAAAGAGGAATACGGCAACGGCTACTCCGCGTACTTCTGGAGTTCTACTGAGTACGGTAGCAGTGGCGCGTATTTCCTTAGTTTGGATGACTACTACGCCTCTGCTTTGGGTTACTACTCTGCTGACTCTGCTCGTCTGGATTACTACGATGGTGTCGACTGGCGCTCGGTTCGTTGCCTCAGGGACGAAGGCGAGACTGTACAATCCTCTTCTAGCGTCACACAGCAGTCGAGCAGTTCTTCAAAGGTTGGTGAGCCTGTCGAACCAGCCGAAGTGACGACCGGAACTATGACAGACTCCCGCGATGGCCAGACGTACAAGACTGTCACCATCGGCATTCAGACCTGGATGGCCCAGAACCTCAACTACGAAACTGCGAACAGCTACTGCTACAAAGACAGTGCAAGCAACTGCACCAAGTACGGCCGCCTTTACACCTGGGCTGCCGCGACAACGGCTTGCCCTGAGGGCTGGCATCTGCCAACAGAAGAGGAATTCGAAACTTTGTTCACGGCAGTCGGCGGTCAATCAACAGCAGGCAAGGTGCTCAAGTCCACTTCCGGATGGGATAGTAGTTGCAATGGCTCGGATGCCTTCGCCTTCTCCGCGCTCCCTGCCGGCCTCAGGCTCAGCTACGGGGAATACAGCGGCGAGGGCATTCGCGTGGGCTTCTGGAGTTCTACAGAGGGCGGTAGCGACGACGCATACGACATGTACTTGCACTGTGACGACAGCGGTGCGTACCTGTGCAACGACGGCAAGAACTACGGGTTTTCTGTCCGTTGCCTCAAGGACGAAGGCGAGACTGTACAATCCTCTTCTAGCGTCACACAGCAGTCGAGCAGTTCAAAAAAAGTTGAATCTTCATCGAGTAAGGTCACTGAGCCTGCCGAAGTGACGACCGGAACTATGACAGATTCTCGCGACGGCCAAACGTACAAGACGGTTAAAATTGGTTCGCAGACATGGATGGCGGAAAATCTCAACTTCAAAACGGATTCAAGCTTCTGTTATAGCAACAATGAAACCAATTGTACCACGTACGGGCGGCTTTATACGTGGACTGCGGCGGTATCCGCTTGCCCGAGTGGATGGCATTTGCCTAGCTATGATGAGTGGAATACCCTATTCACTGCAGTTGGGGGTGCATCGACTGCTGGTCCGGTTCTCAGGGCTACATCCGGTTGGTATGGTAATGGCAATGGATCGGATAATTTCGGGTTCTCGGTGCTTCCTGCTGGCAACTATGATCAAGGTTATTTTAATAATCGTGAAGATGAAGCTAGTTTTTGGATGGCCGACGAATTTAATAGTGAAAGTGCGTCTTATGCGCGCTTGAGATATTGGGAAGCGTATGTGTATCTAGGAGATCATTATAAGTATTACGGTCTCTCTGTTCGTTGCCTCAAGGACTAG
- a CDS encoding PD-(D/E)XK nuclease family transposase, protein MTRKEFAKFIDKLKEAENRGDDLDAIVKEHENENVYVYNDACFKKIFASEKNTALTADLVNAALDLHGDDRIENPQLVNPFIPGEVGYRNSEPDLLLTNERGGKRPRDRISIEIQHEDRTLFKNRVVLYVARLTSNMVKKNEPPVLENLNLLAFQFFNAFPWKKSRKYRHTVQLHNQDMQLYFDKQAITIVEVQKFYHHVEAFADDHSRLAQWLRAIDTLNRGADFSEFANDPVFRILQNEVKLCNFSSRYLMMEGMNMVDMALERFEAKVEVAKNLLRDGDPAERVARNTGIPLYTVLDLKKKMRRRRATR, encoded by the coding sequence ATGACAAGAAAAGAATTCGCGAAGTTCATCGACAAACTCAAGGAAGCCGAGAATCGCGGCGATGACCTCGACGCCATCGTCAAGGAACACGAAAACGAGAACGTCTACGTCTATAACGACGCCTGTTTCAAGAAGATTTTTGCAAGCGAGAAGAACACCGCGCTTACGGCCGACCTCGTGAATGCGGCCCTCGACTTGCACGGGGACGACCGCATCGAAAACCCGCAACTCGTAAATCCCTTCATCCCAGGCGAGGTGGGGTACCGCAACTCCGAACCCGATTTGTTGCTGACGAACGAACGCGGCGGAAAGCGTCCCCGCGACCGCATCTCTATCGAAATTCAGCACGAGGACCGGACGCTTTTCAAGAACCGCGTCGTGCTTTACGTGGCGCGCCTCACTAGCAATATGGTGAAGAAAAACGAACCGCCCGTCCTCGAGAACCTGAACCTGCTTGCGTTCCAGTTCTTCAACGCGTTCCCCTGGAAAAAGTCCCGCAAGTACCGCCACACGGTGCAGCTCCACAATCAGGACATGCAATTGTATTTCGACAAGCAGGCCATCACGATTGTCGAGGTGCAGAAGTTCTACCACCATGTCGAGGCCTTCGCAGATGACCATAGCCGCCTTGCCCAGTGGCTCCGTGCTATCGACACGCTCAATCGCGGGGCCGATTTCAGCGAGTTTGCGAACGACCCCGTATTCAGGATATTGCAAAACGAGGTGAAATTGTGTAATTTTAGTTCTAGGTACCTCATGATGGAGGGAATGAATATGGTTGACATGGCACTTGAACGCTTTGAAGCCAAAGTGGAAGTTGCGAAAAATCTCCTGAGAGACGGAGATCCCGCCGAGAGGGTTGCCCGGAATACCGGCATCCCGCTGTACACGGTCCTCGACCTGAAAAAGAAGATGCGGAGACGGCGCGCCACACGCTAG
- a CDS encoding DUF1565 domain-containing protein, with protein sequence MKSIKMIAVAAALTLAGQAFAADWYVSPSGKNKNEGTSPSAPLKNIWKAIELASAGDAIHVAAGNYNGQMKKGWILLDKPVSLIGGYSDDFKTRDVIKNKTMFQPTNEMNSTKGQGILHINYKGANSKVVIDGFIFDQGEANSYHAVNGKPEGVATGMWLEPPAKGNTTNPSLNVYSLYGENSEGDLTIQNCVFVNTGNIALQVNHFAGNVKVLNNIFIANRIIGANVLAKQNKLGAVDYEFAYNTVMFTWTRTKEFGDMGFGVRSNTNCFSRIHNNLLALNMMAGFDNTKGDPKTKKVWLDKNAFILNKKGDVTVTVSPSILWLNVADDQFEDLEDAPSIESLSGNISISDPSIFKGKINQAYLEGFLNATYTEQTSYNENSPANLFRAAMGMNKQGSISSKVSMFMNKYPMEESLLLFGLMEGYGAQMPK encoded by the coding sequence ATGAAAAGCATTAAAATGATTGCCGTGGCTGCAGCTCTTACGCTTGCTGGCCAGGCTTTTGCGGCAGATTGGTACGTGAGCCCGAGCGGTAAGAACAAGAACGAAGGTACGTCCCCGTCTGCGCCCCTCAAGAACATCTGGAAGGCTATTGAACTTGCTTCTGCCGGCGACGCGATTCACGTGGCCGCGGGCAACTACAACGGCCAGATGAAGAAGGGCTGGATTCTGCTCGACAAGCCGGTATCTCTCATCGGCGGTTATTCCGACGATTTCAAGACCCGCGACGTCATCAAGAACAAGACGATGTTCCAGCCCACCAACGAGATGAACTCCACCAAGGGCCAGGGCATTTTGCACATCAACTACAAGGGCGCGAACTCAAAGGTCGTGATTGACGGTTTCATTTTCGACCAGGGCGAAGCGAACAGCTACCACGCGGTAAACGGCAAGCCCGAAGGCGTTGCGACCGGCATGTGGCTTGAACCGCCCGCAAAGGGCAACACCACGAACCCCTCGCTGAACGTGTACAGCCTCTATGGCGAAAATTCCGAGGGTGACCTCACTATCCAGAACTGCGTGTTCGTGAACACCGGTAACATTGCCCTGCAGGTGAACCACTTCGCGGGCAACGTGAAGGTTTTGAACAACATATTCATCGCGAACCGCATTATCGGTGCGAACGTGCTTGCCAAGCAGAACAAGCTGGGCGCAGTCGATTACGAATTTGCGTACAACACGGTGATGTTCACCTGGACCCGCACCAAGGAATTCGGTGACATGGGCTTCGGCGTGCGTTCCAACACGAACTGCTTTAGCCGCATCCACAACAACCTGCTCGCACTCAACATGATGGCGGGTTTCGACAACACGAAGGGTGACCCGAAAACGAAGAAGGTCTGGCTCGACAAGAACGCGTTCATCTTGAACAAGAAGGGCGACGTGACCGTTACGGTGAGCCCGAGCATCCTCTGGCTCAATGTTGCCGACGACCAGTTCGAGGACCTCGAAGATGCCCCGAGCATCGAGAGCTTGAGCGGGAACATCTCCATCAGCGACCCGAGCATTTTCAAGGGTAAGATCAACCAGGCTTACCTCGAAGGCTTCCTGAATGCGACCTACACCGAACAGACCTCGTATAACGAGAACTCTCCGGCGAACCTGTTCCGCGCCGCGATGGGCATGAACAAGCAGGGCTCCATCTCTTCGAAGGTGTCCATGTTCATGAACAAGTACCCGATGGAAGAATCTCTCCTGCTGTTTGGCCTCATGGAAGGCTACGGCGCCCAGATGCCGAAATAG